In Deinococcus roseus, one genomic interval encodes:
- a CDS encoding VWD domain-containing protein, producing MQKPGALLLGLTVLLTACSQSLPTLNAPQSQAVFQEQVPLPIETRSLLVSPAGATLRPMDRYVTLTVEVFDSNVEGRKQPFSEELEWISTPNLQVIPSKGGLSATVKSLNGNGGFVYARGKTSRKLLSNPVTITVAEPTAGTVTLRDSQIVYPLPIIPVGATAQTYPLKHLDPKAGMIGTFTQQEVGDAYRVPSGSPKPEGVLEIPIVVYGTPPKVGERVLGLEGKAVMGTVLSVQTRGDYSLVRLRRGLVTEYLKSVRFSVKPEDTRGDEWQTVMFGNQASANQNTIQKTGAMDNCTLTVSQGSIEPTFTPIFSFSPDVDLVIEDDTIKALGFFLDGNIGVDASILAKAKVTAKVSCTLFDDKKVFPIFGLVSVLLAPAAKYGAKIDLSVNGEVGTQIKLNLRAEAPFHFGSGLGSDPRFTNTLDPKLTGSIDLMNNPTQVSVGTELYGYGYARGILQVGGVVVGAIENFFPSLAKKLGSITEVLELEVIDAKIGPVGKLNWANDAYVTEHEMTPSTAVIQGELRAKVQMDEELNTFLSKIGLKKIGSYEFTPLVILPQPLYAAPEKDTLSVLLNGSPVNASPLTVKVGDTLVLKGQAKIPKFSDVRWFNVYAGTGSVWLNPNSVLYPSERLTGVTASAGTQQAAFLTSQTISITQELCDRINSNARITLLSENKMFDQVPTSGFAGSVQVNCDGQPPQPPTPPAPPPPAGTGGDPHLKTQDGTLYDLQNVGEFVLTRDPLDAAGFEIQVRTQAGQAPSVVSYNQAFAFRVNGDRVGIYPDGIKVNGLPVPQGTEALHLPHGGYLSIEQFAGFTPNRLSVHWPDGSYARLIGDDLRVVPSGSRAARLVGLLGNRNNDTSDDFKLPNGTVLGQPSAQDIHRVFGHAWRIGQQESLFDYAEGQTTADFTDVNFPQEIVTFENLSAERKAYARGICLRAPEPILPAEVLNSCIYDVALNPDSASQRISDPYREPYLQQNFLAVFPRTLELEPGRTVQLTAQALSATGLSWSASAGTIAGTGLQVTYTAPTTPGTYTLTATRNGFAVNVPVQVKTCASYWCYLGTASESPDGKMVLTPGTSNQEVGAVYSSVPLDLSRPFTQKFRFDVGEDMYASCGLAYAWMTQRPQTLGTTGCGLGVDGLPEGVMAFEVFTGSGSHGDSLYIKVLADPNIFGPSRLLNFFLSDGQEHTLDISWNPSTRTIKGIVDAGLPRMQTLEWSVPQSINLPGKVYAGFSSGTSLSATRHDVIPLP from the coding sequence ATGCAAAAACCAGGTGCTTTGCTGCTGGGGCTGACGGTGCTGCTCACCGCCTGCTCTCAATCTTTGCCGACCCTGAACGCCCCCCAATCCCAGGCGGTGTTCCAGGAGCAGGTTCCACTGCCCATTGAAACCCGTTCACTGCTTGTTTCTCCTGCAGGGGCCACCCTGCGCCCCATGGACCGTTATGTCACCCTGACCGTGGAGGTCTTTGATTCCAATGTGGAAGGCCGCAAGCAGCCTTTCTCGGAGGAACTGGAATGGATCAGCACCCCAAATCTGCAGGTCATCCCCTCAAAAGGTGGCTTGAGTGCCACCGTCAAAAGCCTGAATGGGAATGGCGGTTTTGTGTATGCGAGGGGAAAAACCTCCAGAAAACTGCTGTCCAATCCTGTGACCATCACGGTGGCGGAACCCACGGCAGGAACCGTGACCCTGAGGGACAGTCAGATTGTCTATCCCCTGCCCATCATTCCTGTGGGGGCCACAGCCCAGACCTATCCGCTCAAGCACCTTGATCCAAAGGCAGGCATGATTGGAACCTTCACACAGCAGGAGGTGGGAGATGCCTACCGGGTGCCCTCTGGCAGCCCCAAACCAGAAGGAGTGCTGGAAATCCCCATTGTGGTGTATGGAACACCACCAAAAGTGGGAGAGCGTGTGCTGGGTCTGGAAGGCAAAGCCGTGATGGGCACGGTGCTCTCGGTGCAAACCCGTGGGGATTACAGCCTGGTGCGCCTCAGGCGCGGCCTGGTCACCGAGTACCTGAAAAGCGTGCGCTTCAGTGTGAAGCCTGAAGACACCCGTGGGGATGAGTGGCAGACCGTGATGTTTGGAAATCAGGCATCTGCGAACCAGAACACCATCCAGAAAACGGGAGCCATGGACAATTGCACGCTCACCGTCAGTCAGGGATCCATTGAACCCACCTTCACTCCGATTTTCAGTTTCTCGCCAGATGTGGACCTGGTGATCGAAGACGACACCATCAAAGCCCTGGGCTTTTTTCTGGACGGCAACATCGGGGTGGATGCCAGCATCCTCGCCAAAGCCAAAGTGACAGCAAAAGTCTCCTGCACCCTGTTCGATGACAAGAAAGTCTTCCCAATTTTCGGACTGGTGTCGGTGTTGCTGGCCCCTGCCGCCAAATATGGGGCCAAAATCGACCTGAGTGTGAATGGAGAAGTGGGCACCCAGATCAAACTCAACCTGCGGGCGGAAGCTCCGTTTCATTTTGGTTCAGGTCTGGGCAGCGATCCCCGCTTCACCAACACCCTGGATCCCAAACTGACCGGCAGCATTGACCTGATGAACAACCCCACCCAGGTGAGTGTGGGCACCGAACTGTACGGTTATGGTTATGCCAGGGGGATCTTGCAGGTGGGCGGGGTGGTGGTGGGGGCCATTGAGAACTTCTTCCCCAGTCTGGCCAAGAAACTGGGCAGCATCACCGAAGTGCTGGAACTGGAAGTGATTGATGCCAAAATCGGTCCGGTGGGCAAACTCAACTGGGCCAACGATGCCTACGTCACCGAGCATGAAATGACCCCTTCGACTGCGGTGATCCAGGGTGAATTGCGGGCCAAAGTCCAGATGGATGAGGAGCTCAACACCTTCCTTTCCAAAATTGGATTGAAAAAAATCGGATCCTATGAATTCACCCCCCTGGTGATCCTGCCCCAGCCGCTTTATGCCGCTCCAGAAAAAGACACCCTGTCTGTTTTGCTCAATGGCAGCCCGGTGAATGCTTCCCCCCTGACGGTGAAGGTGGGAGACACATTGGTGCTGAAAGGCCAGGCCAAAATTCCAAAATTTTCCGATGTGCGCTGGTTCAATGTGTATGCAGGCACGGGCTCAGTCTGGCTCAATCCCAACAGCGTGCTGTACCCCAGCGAGCGCCTGACCGGTGTGACCGCCAGTGCAGGCACCCAGCAGGCAGCGTTCCTGACCTCCCAGACCATTTCCATCACCCAGGAGTTGTGTGACAGGATCAACAGCAACGCCAGAATCACCCTGCTCTCCGAAAACAAAATGTTTGATCAGGTGCCCACCTCGGGTTTTGCAGGCAGCGTTCAGGTGAATTGTGATGGCCAGCCACCTCAACCTCCCACGCCTCCGGCTCCGCCACCACCCGCTGGAACCGGAGGCGACCCTCACCTGAAAACCCAGGACGGGACCCTCTACGACCTGCAAAACGTTGGAGAATTTGTGCTGACCAGAGATCCTCTTGATGCTGCAGGGTTTGAAATTCAGGTGCGCACCCAGGCAGGACAGGCTCCCAGCGTGGTCTCCTACAATCAGGCGTTTGCTTTCCGGGTGAATGGAGACCGGGTGGGCATCTATCCTGACGGCATCAAGGTTAATGGTCTGCCTGTGCCGCAGGGAACAGAAGCCCTGCACCTGCCCCATGGAGGGTACCTCAGCATTGAGCAATTTGCAGGCTTCACCCCCAACCGGCTCAGTGTGCACTGGCCAGATGGGTCTTATGCCAGGCTCATCGGGGATGACTTGCGGGTGGTGCCGTCCGGCAGCCGTGCAGCCCGTCTGGTGGGCTTGCTGGGGAACCGCAACAACGACACTTCAGATGATTTCAAATTGCCCAACGGAACTGTGCTGGGACAGCCCAGTGCACAGGACATCCACCGGGTTTTTGGGCATGCCTGGCGCATTGGTCAGCAGGAATCCCTCTTTGATTACGCTGAGGGTCAGACCACTGCAGATTTCACCGATGTGAATTTTCCCCAGGAAATCGTGACCTTCGAGAACCTGAGTGCAGAACGCAAAGCCTATGCCCGTGGGATCTGTTTGCGTGCACCAGAACCCATTTTACCTGCAGAGGTGCTGAACAGCTGCATTTATGATGTGGCCCTCAATCCAGACAGTGCATCCCAGAGGATTTCTGATCCTTACAGGGAACCTTACCTGCAACAGAACTTCCTGGCCGTCTTTCCCAGAACCCTCGAACTGGAACCGGGACGCACCGTGCAACTGACCGCCCAGGCCCTCAGTGCAACAGGTCTGAGCTGGTCTGCCAGTGCCGGGACCATTGCTGGTACGGGCTTGCAGGTCACCTACACTGCCCCCACCACGCCCGGAACTTACACCCTCACTGCCACCCGCAATGGCTTTGCCGTGAACGTGCCTGTGCAGGTCAAAACCTGTGCCAGTTACTGGTGCTACCTGGGCACAGCTTCAGAAAGCCCCGATGGAAAAATGGTGCTGACCCCGGGAACCAGCAACCAGGAAGTGGGCGCTGTGTACAGCAGTGTGCCTCTGGACCTCTCCCGTCCCTTCACCCAGAAATTCAGGTTTGATGTGGGAGAAGACATGTACGCCTCTTGCGGTCTGGCTTACGCCTGGATGACCCAGCGCCCACAAACCCTGGGCACCACAGGATGCGGTCTGGGTGTGGATGGCCTTCCTGAGGGGGTTATGGCTTTTGAAGTGTTCACAGGTTCAGGTTCTCATGGAGACAGCCTGTACATCAAGGTCCTTGCTGACCCAAACATTTTTGGACCTTCCAGGCTGCTGAACTTCTTCCTGTCTGATGGTCAGGAGCACACCCTGGACATCAGCTGGAATCCCTCCACACGCACCATCAAAGGAATTGTTGATGCAGGCCTGCCCAGGATGCAGACGCTGGAATGGTCCGTGCCGCAGAGCATCAACCTGCCCGGCAAAGTTTATGCAGGGTTTTCCTCGGGCACTTCTCTGTCTGCCACCCGCCATGACGTGATCCCGCTTCCTTAA